A section of the Candidatus Acidiferrales bacterium genome encodes:
- a CDS encoding phospholipase D-like domain-containing protein: MKFASAVIFVLVVTTSVWGQTTLVGWQVSGQSSFGTQNLAASTVATGITNSTGLTRGGGVGTSGTATSNAWGGNSWNYTTAAGALASNVYVTFGITVNTAYSASLGQIGLNYRRSNTGPQNAEWDYQLNGGAWTSIGDFSGQFPSNSSSGSTITPINLSGITNLQNLPAGTIVKFRIVPYGASSSSGTWYVYGSGTDLTVNGAITFVGEAGNGIGSAQISPAALNAGQTSDFSIKLVSDQSDTIGKIIVVVPSAFSWSLNSSDVLLSGNSLSAASLSVSQDTIRISNAAVTKIDTAQILIHSVTVPDSNLTGIFLVETAVDTAVPSPIQKQPSVYVMKVEPIIDLHTNDSQGVLASPYQKGVVVTVSGIVTANLVGASNINLFIQDATAGINVFINSLNSPFQVGDSATITGAIDQYRGITEIHPDSTKWIIHSHGNPLPEPLLLTCADVNQTFTDDSTEPNEGRLVRVNGVTCNSSNGTITDITGTTGGYIPKTWTIPAGTFDLIGILKQYKGVGGPDPGPPYLSDYEIDPRTQADIIGHPGPAFTANPAENNLKPNSVTIDFKTSDKATAVVRYGATSDYKDSVAVSSSDTIHSVLLDYLSPATVYHYQVSATDSAGTNTTGDAIFSTASPAGSIGTINVYFNHSTNSSVADGEFAQTVDIVNKFLARIDSAKYSIDLALYSLSGGVGGAITGALINAEKRGVMVRLITENDNLGESGTGTYLSNLTANGIPHITDTFDRIYAGKGLMHNKFAVFDFQDTTSFIHDWIWTGSWNATDPGDNDDAQNSIEIQDKALANAYTMEFNEMWGSPTNTPDASQSCFGADKKDITPHKFNIEGTPVELYFSPSDQTTLHIYQTLAAAAHSIDICMLTFTRADLAQELVAQKAAGDRVRVVMDNNKDSGNQFSFLQTNGVDVHLKGSDVTGLLHHKYAVIDAEYPNTDAIVTTGSHNWSTSAETSNDENELIIHSRRIANLYLQEFKARYLNAGGIDNIVLNMKRVDGGIPMSFELSQNYPNPFNPTTIISYQLPAANYVTLKVYDMLGRDVATLVSQKQNAGYYDVTFNAGRFASGIYFYVLSSSGKMFVKKMVVIK; encoded by the coding sequence ATGAAGTTTGCGTCCGCTGTAATTTTTGTCTTGGTTGTAACGACGAGTGTGTGGGGACAAACCACTTTGGTCGGTTGGCAAGTTTCCGGGCAAAGTTCCTTTGGGACTCAGAATCTGGCGGCTTCAACTGTCGCAACAGGAATTACCAACAGCACGGGACTGACGCGAGGCGGCGGAGTCGGGACATCAGGGACGGCCACATCGAATGCATGGGGCGGCAACAGCTGGAATTATACCACGGCAGCGGGGGCGCTGGCCTCCAACGTCTATGTCACGTTTGGCATAACGGTAAACACAGCGTACTCCGCGTCATTGGGTCAGATCGGTTTGAATTACCGGAGGTCAAACACCGGTCCACAAAACGCCGAATGGGATTATCAGTTGAATGGCGGCGCATGGACGAGCATCGGCGATTTTAGCGGTCAATTTCCGTCAAACAGTTCCAGCGGGAGCACCATTACCCCGATCAATCTGTCGGGAATAACGAATCTGCAGAATCTTCCGGCAGGTACCATTGTCAAATTTAGAATCGTTCCATATGGTGCATCGAGCTCGAGCGGAACATGGTACGTTTACGGCTCAGGAACCGATCTGACAGTCAATGGTGCGATAACATTCGTTGGCGAAGCCGGCAACGGAATTGGCTCTGCTCAGATATCCCCCGCCGCGTTGAATGCTGGACAAACTTCAGATTTTTCTATTAAGCTTGTCAGCGATCAATCAGACACTATCGGCAAGATTATTGTCGTGGTTCCTTCGGCTTTCTCATGGTCCTTGAATAGTTCTGATGTTTTGCTCTCCGGGAATTCCCTCTCGGCTGCAAGTTTGTCCGTTTCTCAAGACACCATAAGAATCAGCAATGCAGCAGTTACAAAAATAGACACGGCGCAAATACTGATTCATTCTGTTACAGTTCCGGATTCGAATCTAACCGGGATCTTTCTCGTCGAGACCGCCGTCGATACGGCCGTTCCATCACCCATTCAGAAGCAACCGTCCGTTTACGTAATGAAAGTTGAACCGATAATCGATCTTCATACAAATGATTCTCAAGGCGTTCTGGCTTCTCCTTATCAGAAGGGTGTCGTTGTCACTGTGTCGGGGATAGTCACGGCAAACCTCGTCGGCGCATCGAATATAAATTTATTTATTCAAGATGCGACCGCTGGTATAAATGTTTTCATCAATTCTTTGAATTCTCCGTTCCAGGTGGGCGACAGCGCGACGATCACCGGAGCGATAGACCAGTATCGTGGTATAACGGAAATCCACCCCGATTCCACAAAGTGGATCATTCATTCTCACGGCAATCCGCTGCCCGAGCCGCTCCTTTTGACTTGTGCGGACGTAAACCAAACATTCACCGATGACTCCACTGAGCCGAATGAAGGTCGTCTGGTTAGAGTGAACGGCGTTACGTGTAACTCATCCAACGGCACAATCACCGATATCACCGGCACGACAGGCGGATACATTCCAAAAACGTGGACTATTCCAGCCGGAACTTTCGACCTAATCGGAATTTTGAAGCAGTACAAAGGAGTGGGTGGACCGGATCCGGGGCCACCATATCTTTCCGATTATGAAATCGATCCCCGAACCCAGGCGGACATAATCGGTCATCCCGGGCCCGCTTTCACAGCAAACCCGGCCGAAAATAATCTAAAGCCCAATTCCGTCACTATCGATTTTAAAACTTCGGACAAAGCCACGGCCGTCGTCAGGTATGGCGCGACCTCGGATTATAAAGACTCCGTTGCCGTGTCTTCTTCAGACACGATCCACTCCGTTTTGCTGGATTATTTATCACCGGCGACAGTTTATCACTATCAGGTTTCAGCTACAGATAGTGCTGGCACGAACACGACGGGCGATGCGATCTTCAGCACCGCATCTCCGGCTGGATCGATAGGAACTATAAATGTTTATTTCAATCATTCAACAAACTCTTCAGTCGCCGACGGCGAGTTTGCACAGACTGTGGACATCGTCAACAAATTCCTGGCGAGAATCGACTCCGCAAAATATTCGATCGATCTTGCGTTGTACAGTCTCAGCGGCGGAGTCGGCGGCGCCATAACAGGTGCGTTGATTAACGCCGAGAAGCGCGGCGTAATGGTAAGGTTAATCACCGAGAACGACAATTTGGGCGAGTCAGGCACCGGAACTTACTTGAGCAACCTGACGGCAAATGGAATCCCCCATATCACCGATACCTTCGACCGGATCTATGCCGGCAAAGGTTTGATGCACAACAAATTTGCCGTATTCGACTTTCAGGACACGACGTCGTTTATCCATGACTGGATTTGGACAGGATCGTGGAACGCCACTGATCCAGGTGACAATGACGATGCGCAGAACTCGATCGAGATACAGGATAAGGCATTGGCGAACGCCTACACTATGGAGTTCAACGAAATGTGGGGAAGCCCGACCAACACTCCCGATGCATCTCAATCTTGCTTTGGTGCCGACAAGAAAGACATAACCCCACACAAGTTCAATATCGAAGGAACCCCGGTCGAACTCTATTTCAGCCCATCGGATCAGACTACTCTTCACATTTATCAGACTCTTGCCGCCGCTGCGCACTCTATTGACATTTGCATGTTGACCTTTACTCGTGCAGACTTGGCACAAGAGCTGGTCGCGCAAAAGGCTGCAGGTGATAGAGTTAGAGTCGTGATGGATAATAACAAGGATAGCGGGAATCAGTTTAGCTTCCTTCAAACAAACGGCGTTGATGTTCACCTTAAAGGAAGCGATGTGACCGGTCTTCTTCATCATAAATACGCCGTCATCGACGCCGAGTATCCAAACACCGATGCGATTGTAACAACCGGCTCACATAACTGGTCAACATCCGCCGAGACCTCTAATGACGAAAACGAACTCATAATACACAGCAGGCGAATCGCAAACTTGTACTTACAGGAGTTCAAAGCAAGATATCTGAATGCGGGCGGAATCGACAATATCGTTCTCAATATGAAGCGAGTTGATGGTGGCATACCAATGTCATTCGAGCTGAGTCAAAATTATCCTAACCCGTTTAATCCGACCACAATCATTTCTTATCAATTGCCGGCGGCCAACTATGTTACTTTGAAAGTATACGACATGCTCGGAAGAGATGTGGCAACTTTGGTCAGCCAGAAACAGAACGCGGGATATTATGATGTTACTTTCAATGCCGGGAGGTTCGCGTCGGGAATATATTTTTATGTGCTCAGTTCGAGCGGAAAAATGTTCGTGAAAAAAATGGTCGTGATAAAGTAA
- a CDS encoding T9SS type A sorting domain-containing protein, translating to MVFAGFRHLSVTPTLATRPNPFNPATTIRFDLKSDAKVTVEIYNLLGMKVRTLDNGIMSVGTHAIPVDMSGMASGVYYYKFIAVDNSGNSFVQIHRMLLIK from the coding sequence ATGGTTTTTGCGGGCTTCCGCCACCTGAGCGTGACCCCCACTTTGGCAACGCGACCTAACCCATTCAATCCTGCGACCACGATTCGATTCGACCTCAAGTCCGATGCAAAGGTCACCGTCGAGATTTACAATTTACTCGGCATGAAAGTTAGAACGCTGGACAACGGAATAATGAGCGTCGGGACGCACGCGATACCCGTGGATATGTCTGGGATGGCTTCTGGAGTGTATTATTATAAGTTTATCGCTGTTGATAATTCCGGAAATTCATTTGTGCAGATACATCGTATGCTCCTGATCAAGTAG
- a CDS encoding helix-turn-helix transcriptional regulator, with amino-acid sequence MTFASDLRSNRIVVAGLNGLGRVAKVGVTLRWRKPAKTIENPKTWGECLRKRRLELGLTSAEAARMLGIMPSTLYVWECGKKKPHPTSCLKIMDFLGHIPSFYARETLGQRMAIYRLLHGLSKRKFANLLGVAAETLRKWERGESEPEAEKMEKVEKLLTETPSLR; translated from the coding sequence GTGACCTTTGCATCGGACTTGAGGTCGAATCGAATCGTGGTCGCAGGATTGAATGGGTTAGGTCGCGTTGCCAAAGTGGGGGTCACGCTCAGGTGGCGGAAGCCCGCAAAAACCATTGAAAATCCCAAAACATGGGGCGAGTGCCTGAGAAAGAGAAGGCTGGAGCTGGGGCTCACGAGCGCAGAGGCTGCCCGCATGCTCGGGATCATGCCGAGCACCCTCTACGTCTGGGAATGCGGAAAAAAGAAGCCGCATCCCACGAGCTGTCTCAAAATCATGGATTTCCTTGGGCACATCCCGTCCTTTTACGCGAGGGAGACCCTAGGGCAGAGAATGGCTATTTACCGTCTCCTCCACGGACTCAGCAAACGAAAGTTCGCCAACCTCCTCGGAGTCGCAGCGGAGACCCTCCGCAAATGGGAACGAGGTGAATCTGAACCGGAAGCTGAGAAAATGGAAAAAGTCGAAAAGTTGTTGACTGAGACACCGAGTCTCAGATAA
- a CDS encoding DUF2726 domain-containing protein translates to MIRRKRILVNDDEKKSFELLDESLRHRNVRLYTKVRIADALDINNSGLSNEEYSFALKGHFDFLVEPNDQPVAFAIEFDEPYHDSDPKAQHNDELKNLICEKLDLPLLRIQIDQLQQVGKFTILGWLVELWFLYQGFIEAQESGLVPFDEPFDYSSIITSTDSQGKTEWYPYDPFRHYRDLLTKLVMSDVASACGSMRIPSQSGYDECFVNITLSDSGVIIGRARCRTFSFPPLASYELAEELAVRDACIKYSQYKDDRFKPITLQEAEALYQSYEKQYSSPLVGFSMSKGGHTNIDDFFNAHNKGRRASN, encoded by the coding sequence ATGATTCGAAGAAAGAGGATACTTGTAAATGATGACGAGAAGAAATCCTTTGAGCTTTTAGACGAAAGCCTTCGACATCGGAATGTTCGATTATATACAAAGGTTCGGATTGCCGATGCGCTCGACATTAACAATAGCGGATTGTCAAATGAGGAGTACAGTTTTGCACTGAAGGGCCATTTCGATTTCCTGGTTGAACCCAACGACCAACCTGTTGCTTTTGCCATTGAATTTGATGAACCCTACCATGATTCCGATCCTAAGGCTCAACATAATGACGAACTGAAGAATCTAATCTGTGAGAAGCTCGACTTGCCTTTACTGAGAATCCAAATTGACCAACTGCAACAAGTTGGCAAGTTCACCATCCTTGGTTGGCTAGTTGAACTATGGTTCCTATATCAAGGATTCATTGAGGCTCAAGAGTCTGGCTTGGTTCCCTTTGATGAACCCTTTGACTATTCGTCCATCATAACCTCTACCGATTCACAAGGAAAAACGGAGTGGTATCCATACGACCCTTTTCGTCATTATCGCGACTTACTCACAAAGCTGGTTATGTCCGATGTGGCGTCCGCTTGCGGTTCGATGAGGATTCCTTCCCAAAGCGGTTATGACGAGTGCTTTGTCAACATAACTTTGTCCGACAGTGGCGTAATAATCGGGAGAGCAAGGTGTCGAACGTTTTCTTTCCCGCCACTTGCATCATATGAATTGGCGGAAGAACTTGCGGTCAGAGATGCGTGTATCAAATACTCGCAATACAAAGACGACAGATTCAAACCAATTACCCTACAAGAAGCAGAGGCTTTGTACCAGAGCTATGAAAAACAATATAGCTCTCCTCTTGTCGGATTCAGCATGAGCAAAGGAGGGCATACCAATATTGATGATTTTTTCAACGCGCACAATAAAGGAAGGCGTGCCAGCAACTAA
- a CDS encoding helix-turn-helix domain-containing protein, whose product MKHGEWYWVDKVIIQRYTKEVGRLPALVYQLLASMADQNQTCYPSQGYIAEMLGCSRWSVNKAVRKLKERGLIACAKAVGKGNTYRLLPPQMFPGGTGDVRSEATDLCENGGTNNNK is encoded by the coding sequence ATGAAGCACGGTGAGTGGTACTGGGTCGATAAGGTTATTATTCAGAGGTACACAAAGGAAGTAGGACGATTGCCTGCCCTGGTGTACCAGCTTCTAGCCAGTATGGCCGATCAGAACCAGACCTGCTATCCGTCCCAAGGATACATTGCTGAGATGCTCGGCTGTTCTCGGTGGTCGGTCAATAAGGCGGTGAGAAAGCTCAAAGAACGCGGGTTGATAGCCTGTGCAAAAGCTGTAGGAAAAGGGAACACGTATCGGCTCCTTCCTCCTCAGATGTTCCCTGGTGGCACAGGGGATGTTAGATCAGAAGCAACTGACCTGTGTGAAAATGGAGGCACAAACAATAATAAGTAA
- a CDS encoding ParB/RepB/Spo0J family partition protein: MRLQEIPLHLLFLSSQNTRHDLQAGQEDSGIDELAASIRKQGLLSPLTVRSIVGGKYEVIAGQRRLAACQKVGLDPVPCLVRDDIDDADAVTISLVENVHRADMNPLDKATALKALYEKYNSYERVAQETAWSTSTVRKYIKLLDLPNELQQKLSTSEGPAGVAVLAKLASTFSSDDALDVYNKLSGFRQSVQEEILKRSGGDVSKVDALVDEAVEGAFDIRQCGGRFRCEIIKDILEGHLRQSDFQALVTEVADNLGSELKKSSLREAARDFWRSLARS; the protein is encoded by the coding sequence ATGCGCCTACAAGAAATACCATTGCATCTGCTTTTCCTATCTTCCCAGAATACTCGCCATGACTTACAAGCTGGCCAAGAGGATTCAGGGATTGACGAGCTCGCAGCCAGCATACGGAAGCAAGGGTTGCTATCTCCTCTGACCGTGAGGTCAATTGTTGGCGGCAAGTATGAGGTTATTGCTGGTCAGCGTCGATTAGCGGCGTGTCAAAAAGTTGGTCTTGACCCAGTTCCTTGCTTGGTTCGAGACGATATTGATGACGCTGATGCGGTGACTATATCACTGGTCGAAAATGTTCACCGTGCTGATATGAACCCGCTAGACAAAGCGACTGCCCTTAAAGCGCTTTACGAGAAATACAACTCATACGAACGTGTTGCCCAAGAGACCGCTTGGTCAACATCAACAGTCCGTAAATACATTAAGCTACTCGACCTTCCTAATGAGCTTCAGCAGAAACTCTCGACCTCGGAAGGCCCTGCAGGCGTTGCAGTGCTGGCTAAACTAGCGTCGACTTTCTCCAGCGATGATGCACTCGATGTTTACAACAAGCTGTCCGGATTTCGGCAATCAGTCCAGGAGGAGATTCTTAAGAGAAGCGGCGGAGATGTTTCAAAAGTGGATGCGCTTGTTGATGAGGCTGTTGAAGGAGCCTTTGACATTCGCCAATGTGGTGGAAGATTTCGCTGCGAAATCATTAAGGATATCTTGGAAGGCCACTTGCGCCAGAGTGACTTCCAAGCACTGGTCACAGAGGTTGCGGATAACCTTGGTTCTGAACTCAAGAAATCTTCCTTGCGAGAAGCAGCAAGAGATTTCTGGAGGTCACTTGCTAGATCTTAG
- a CDS encoding SEFIR domain-containing protein: MKGSTTQPKVFLSYSWTSVQHEQWVLDLAERLSGDGVIVILDKWDLKEGQDKHVFMEQMVNDKGISKVLVICDRGYQSKADDRKGGVGTETQLISREVYENTGQEKFIPVVKEYDQDGKPCIPHYMASRIYIDLSSDEIFEGNYQKLIRNLYNRPLLKKPPIGMPPAYITEEQSIILKTSHKVTEIKNAILSGRTGVNGLITDYLDAFIESLGDFRLSGGSQTGFDDKVVESIEKMLPLRDDFIAFAFSVFKYKDDVDLEAFQTFLERLLPFFYPPENVQSYTQVDCDNYKFFIYELVLNFFALLIQLKKYKAIAYFINSQYFFRLPQYSQLISEGIGTFNLHCRSLDEFRNNRLHLNRVSMTADLIKAHSIRQDIKFEEIVQVDLMLYYITELNGNSDGWFPRTSIYKPHRSNVDLFDRMVSLQYFEKIKDLFDVRNVEEMKKKIADYIERTKNQSRRYSGLWDYNISPIENVIDLKKLGTLK; this comes from the coding sequence ATGAAAGGCAGTACAACTCAACCAAAAGTATTCTTGTCTTACAGTTGGACAAGTGTGCAGCACGAACAGTGGGTTCTGGATCTCGCTGAGCGCCTCTCTGGCGACGGTGTTATTGTCATTTTGGATAAATGGGATTTAAAGGAAGGACAGGACAAACATGTCTTCATGGAACAAATGGTAAATGATAAAGGCATTAGTAAGGTCCTAGTTATTTGCGATCGGGGGTACCAGAGCAAGGCGGATGACAGAAAAGGAGGAGTCGGGACTGAAACGCAGCTAATTTCAAGAGAAGTTTATGAAAATACTGGGCAGGAGAAATTTATCCCAGTAGTGAAAGAATACGACCAGGATGGTAAGCCATGCATCCCCCATTACATGGCAAGCCGGATTTACATTGATCTTTCTTCCGACGAAATATTTGAAGGGAACTACCAGAAACTCATCAGGAATCTTTACAACAGGCCCCTTCTGAAGAAGCCACCGATTGGAATGCCTCCGGCATACATTACGGAGGAGCAATCCATTATATTAAAAACATCTCACAAGGTTACTGAAATCAAGAACGCTATCCTAAGCGGCCGAACGGGTGTAAATGGACTAATTACGGATTATCTTGACGCTTTCATCGAGTCTCTAGGCGATTTCCGACTTTCGGGCGGATCGCAAACCGGGTTCGATGACAAAGTAGTTGAAAGTATTGAAAAGATGTTGCCGCTTCGGGATGATTTTATTGCATTTGCTTTCAGCGTCTTTAAGTACAAGGACGACGTTGACCTTGAAGCATTCCAGACTTTCCTTGAAAGACTCTTACCGTTCTTTTACCCTCCTGAGAATGTACAGAGCTATACACAGGTGGATTGTGACAACTATAAATTCTTCATCTATGAGTTGGTCCTGAATTTTTTCGCACTACTAATTCAACTGAAGAAATACAAGGCAATTGCCTATTTTATAAATTCGCAGTATTTCTTCCGTCTGCCGCAGTACAGCCAGCTAATAAGCGAAGGCATAGGGACGTTCAATTTGCATTGTCGTTCACTGGATGAGTTTAGAAATAATAGACTCCACTTGAATCGTGTCAGCATGACCGCGGACCTAATCAAAGCACATTCCATTAGGCAGGATATTAAATTTGAAGAGATCGTACAAGTTGATCTCATGCTGTACTACATAACGGAGTTGAACGGCAACTCTGATGGATGGTTTCCCAGAACCTCGATATATAAACCACATCGTTCTAATGTTGATTTATTTGACAGGATGGTTTCGCTTCAGTATTTCGAAAAGATAAAAGACCTATTTGATGTGAGAAATGTTGAAGAGATGAAGAAAAAGATAGCTGATTATATAGAGAGGACTAAAAATCAATCGCGCAGATACTCTGGATTATGGGACTACAACATCAGCCCAATAGAGAATGTTATTGATCTCAAGAAACTGGGCACTTTGAAATGA
- a CDS encoding DUF5615 family PIN-like protein — MWNDIEVDKATLDAFEREFYRKAKFYTDENIEQVVVEIMRDLKLDVVTANEAGLVHRDDTEHMAYAYKEDRILLTYDKDFLNDREFPPNCCPGLVVLDIQPLSRDVLVDALYLLKTVIAKYRNVWRESKIMIHKNSEMTVWMKERASGKRLRSRYRLSNGKAQEWIKAEE; from the coding sequence ATGTGGAATGACATAGAAGTAGACAAGGCTACATTAGATGCGTTTGAACGAGAATTCTACCGGAAAGCGAAGTTTTATACAGACGAGAACATTGAACAGGTCGTTGTAGAAATCATGAGGGATTTAAAATTAGATGTTGTGACTGCGAATGAAGCAGGCCTTGTTCATAGAGATGACACCGAACATATGGCTTATGCTTACAAAGAAGATCGAATTCTTCTAACCTATGACAAAGATTTCCTCAATGACCGTGAATTTCCACCTAATTGTTGCCCGGGATTAGTTGTTCTCGATATACAACCGCTTAGCAGAGATGTGCTTGTAGATGCGCTTTACCTTCTAAAAACCGTAATTGCTAAATACAGAAATGTTTGGAGGGAGTCGAAGATTATGATTCACAAGAATTCGGAGATGACGGTATGGATGAAAGAACGCGCTAGTGGAAAGCGACTAAGGTCTCGTTATCGCTTATCAAATGGAAAGGCTCAGGAGTGGATCAAAGCAGAGGAATAA